In Tessaracoccus sp. MC1865, the DNA window ACCAACGACGACGCACCGTATGCGGCCATGTGCCGTGAAGTGGTCGACGACTTCTTCGAGCATCAACTCGGCATGTGACGACAGGAGCACCATGACCAACGGCTACGGGAACCCCCGCCTCACGTGCGACATCGTGATGAAAGGCGGCATCACCAGCGGCGTGATCTATCCCCGCGCGGTGGCTGAACTCGCCCGCACCTATCGCCTGAGCCAGGTGGGCGGCGCCTCCGCCGGCGCCATCGCCGCCGCGGCCGCAGCGGCCGCCGAGCTGGGGCGGCACACCGGCGGCTTCGAGGAGCTCGACCGGATGCCCGCCGAGCTCGCGGAACCGGGCCCGGGGGGAAGGTCCACGTTGGCGACCTTCTTCCAGCCGACGCGCACCGCCGCGCCGCTGTTCCACGTCCTCTTCGGGGCCGCGGAGGCCACCGGCAACAAGACGTGGGCCATCATCAACGGGCTCCTGCGCCACTTCCCCGCTGCGGCCATCCTGGGGGCGCTGCCCGGGCTGGTGCTCATCGCCCTGGGATGGTTGGGCGACGGCGTCGGCGCCGGGGCCGCGATCGTCGGTGGCGTGCTCGTCCTGCTCGTCGGTGTGGCGGCCGCCGTCGGCTGGGCGGTGCTGCGACGGTTCGGGCGCGTGGCCGCGGACGGCTACGGGATGTGCACCGGGATGCCCGGTGACAACGCGGGTCAGGGCGCCGCGCTCACCCCCTGGCTGCACGCCAAGATCCAGTCGTTGGCCGGCCGCGACCCCGCCGCTCCCCCGGTGACCTTCGGTGACCTGCGACGCGCCGGGGTGACGCTCCGCACGATGACCACGAACCTCACCAGACACCAGCCCATGGCGATGCCCTGGAGCACCAGGGAGTTCTTCTTCGACCCCGAGGAGTTCCGCGGCCTCTTTCCTGCTGAGGTCGTCGACTGGATGGTCGCGCACCCCGCGCCGGGGGTCACCCCCGTCGCCCAGGAGCATCTCCGGCCGTGGCCGGCCGAGGACGACCTCCCCGTGATCGTCGCAACCAGGATGTCGCTGAGCTTCCCGGTGCTGATCACCGCGGTACGGCTCTGGGCCGTGGACTACACGGAGCCCGCGAACCAGGAGGCTCCCCGCGAGCAGAGGACCGCGTCGAGCGTCTGGTTCACCGACGGGGGTCTCTGCGCCAACCTCCCCGTCCACTTCTTCGACACGCCGCTGCCGCGGCACCCCACGTTCGCCTTCAACCTGGGCCCGTTCCCACCGGGCCGCGAGAAATCACCAGAGCAGGAGCACAACAGCTACCTGCCGACGAGCAACGTCGGCGGGCTGCAGAGGCCCTGGTTCCCGCTGCCCACCGCCGGGATGGGGGCGTGGCGGTCCTTCGGCGCGCTCATGATCCACACCGCCCGCGAATGGGTGGACGGGGCCCAGATGGTGATGCCTGGTTACCGCGACCGCATCGTCACCGTGCACCACGACGAGTCCGAGGGCGGCATGAACCTGTCGATGCCGCCCCAGGTGGTGTCCGGCCTCGCCGAACGGGGACGGCTCGGTGCCGAGAAACTGGTGCGCACCTTCGCCGGGCCGCAGCCGGGCGTCGTGCCGGCCAAGGGCTGGGACAACCACCGGTGGATCCGGTTCCGGACGGCTGCGGGCGGGCTCGGTCGATGGCTGGTCGCGCTGGAGCGCAACTACCACGACACCTCCTCCGGAGGCACCCCGTACAGCGAGTTGGCCGGGCCGGGCGCGACGGCTCCGCTGCCGTCCTACCGGCCGAGCGTCGCCGAGCGGGAGGTCATCAACGACCGGGCCGCCGGGATGGTGGCGTTGGCCGACAAGTGGAAGAACAGCGACGCCGGTGCCTCCACTGCACCGCGCCCCGCGCCGCAACTGAGGCTTGTGCCGGACGACGGCACCGCGTCGGGGCTCGACCTCACTGAGGACGTGGCCGAGGGGTGATCCGCCGGCTCAGGCCGTCAAGCGCGGCCCGAAGACGGCCGTGCCGATGCGCACGC includes these proteins:
- a CDS encoding patatin-like phospholipase family protein, producing MTNGYGNPRLTCDIVMKGGITSGVIYPRAVAELARTYRLSQVGGASAGAIAAAAAAAAELGRHTGGFEELDRMPAELAEPGPGGRSTLATFFQPTRTAAPLFHVLFGAAEATGNKTWAIINGLLRHFPAAAILGALPGLVLIALGWLGDGVGAGAAIVGGVLVLLVGVAAAVGWAVLRRFGRVAADGYGMCTGMPGDNAGQGAALTPWLHAKIQSLAGRDPAAPPVTFGDLRRAGVTLRTMTTNLTRHQPMAMPWSTREFFFDPEEFRGLFPAEVVDWMVAHPAPGVTPVAQEHLRPWPAEDDLPVIVATRMSLSFPVLITAVRLWAVDYTEPANQEAPREQRTASSVWFTDGGLCANLPVHFFDTPLPRHPTFAFNLGPFPPGREKSPEQEHNSYLPTSNVGGLQRPWFPLPTAGMGAWRSFGALMIHTAREWVDGAQMVMPGYRDRIVTVHHDESEGGMNLSMPPQVVSGLAERGRLGAEKLVRTFAGPQPGVVPAKGWDNHRWIRFRTAAGGLGRWLVALERNYHDTSSGGTPYSELAGPGATAPLPSYRPSVAEREVINDRAAGMVALADKWKNSDAGASTAPRPAPQLRLVPDDGTASGLDLTEDVAEG